A stretch of Cucumis sativus cultivar 9930 chromosome 2, Cucumber_9930_V3, whole genome shotgun sequence DNA encodes these proteins:
- the LOC101203118 gene encoding probable mitochondrial adenine nucleotide transporter BTL3 gives MPRPELGSSPSSSHQPFKPHRFSPSTANFNFFVPAGGLFLDPSLPSSFLNSIFPKSNSILDSGSVSVPASSFCHQEQPLFFGVFRSRKNPRIASCGFLSVSVRGHGFVREQKVHVDAYDTCKKAGKCGEDFAIVEKKHTVRTRGAMNTTKHLWSGAIAAMVSRTLVAPLERLKLEYIVRGEQRNLCDLVKKIAASQGLKGFWKGNFVNILRTAPFKAINFYAYDTYRKQLLKLSGHKNTTNFERFVAGAAAGITATVLCLPLDTIRTKIVAPGGEALGGVIGAFRHVIQTEGFFSLYKGLLPSILSVAPSGAVFYSVYDILKTAYLHSPEGRKRIQNMNQHQQGQELNALDQLELGPIRTLLYGAISGACAELVTYPFEVIRKQLQMQVQATRMSAFATCSKIVQQRGIPALYAGLLPSLLQVLPSAAISFFVYEFMKIILKVE, from the exons ATGCCTCGCCCTGAGCTTGGTTCTTCCCCTTCCTCCTCACACCAACCATTTAAGCCTCACCGTTTCTCTCCCTCTACCGCCAATTTCAACTTCTTTGTCCCCGCCGGCGGCTTGTTTCTCGACCCTTCTCTTCCATCTTCTTTCCTCAATTCAATTTTCCCCAAGAGTAACTCAATTCTAGATTCCGGTTCTGTTTCTGTTCCCGCTTCTTCTTTCTGTCATCAAGAACAACCTCTGTTTTTTGGGGTTTTTCGGTCCCGGAAGAACCCTCGCATTGCGAGCTGCGGGTTTTTGTCTGTTAGTGTTAGAGGCCATGGATTTGTTCGGGAGCAGAAGGTTCATGTTGATGCCTATGACACTTGTAAGAAGGCGGGAAAATGTGGGGAAGATTTTGCCATTGTTGAGAAGAAGCATACTGTACGGACAAGAGGTGCTATGAATACTACAAAGCACCTTTGGTCTGGTGCGATTGCCGCCATGGTTTCAAG AACTTTAGTTGCTCCACTCGAGAGGCTAAAGTTGGAATATATAGTTCGTGGTGAGCAGAGAAATCTATGTGATCTCGTCAAGAAAATTGCAGCTTCTCAAGGGTTGAAAGGGTTCTGGAAGGGAAATTTCGTCAATATTCTTCGAACAGCACCCTTTAAAGCAATCAACTTTTATGCTTACGATACGTACAGAAAACAACTGCTTAAATTGTCTGGACACAAGAATACCACAAATTTTGAGAGATTTGTTGCTGGTGCTGCAGCAGGCATTACTGCAACCGTACTCTGCCTACCACTTGACACA ATCCGAACGAAGATAGTGGCACCTGGTGGGGAGGCTTTAGGCGGTGTTATTGGTGCTTTTCGCCACGTGATCCAAACTGAAGGgttcttttctctttacaaGGGCTTACTACCCTCCATTTTAAGTGTGGCACCTTCTGGTGCTGTTTTCTATAGTGTCTACGATATACTCAAGACTGCTTATCTTCACTCACCCgaaggaaggaaaagaatCCAGAATATGAACCAGCATCAGCAGGGGCAGGAGTTGAATGCTCTGGATCAATTGGAGTTGGGACCTATTAGGACTTTACTTTATGGTGCTATATCTGGTGCTTGTGCTGAATTAGTGACGTACCCATTTGAAGTAATCAGGAAGCAACTTCAAATGCAAGTCCAGGCAACTAGAATGAGTGCTTTTGCAACCTGTTCTAAGATAGTTCAGCAAAGAGGAATACCAGCTTTATATGCAGGACTTCTTCCCAGCTTGTTACAG GTACTTCCTTCAGCTGCCATAAGTTTTTTCGTTTATGAGTTCATGAAGATTATTCTTAAAGTGGAATGA
- the LOC101202879 gene encoding uncharacterized protein LOC101202879 isoform X2 — MLLTGLNTQHKTLAIYIFMRAAVLASRCGIKSKRLGHICKPLTWSCGDIFLMCLSSSQILSAYVLKQDSLPPSFRSFLNTHGGKDTVILEGLKSFVSGMPSSNKFKAVEKYYSAMGSTVKLDPQMKTPCTIIHGNQSCGGHFLSFLIQGYKRALPVYLPVYLIPALIVHREGLMNRPYEILARGLLGTARSSLFLSAYCASAWMWTCLTSRTFKKINIPLVALATFLTGLALAIEKKSRRIEISLYCLSRGIESFFSCMTDLGYLPPSLNFKRADVIVFSISTSIIMHCYAQEREVFRSKYLNVLDWVFGVPPPPCETPRCKNGNKC; from the exons ATGCTTCTGACTGGGTTAAATACGCAACATAAGACCTTGGCTATCTACATTTTCATGCGTGCTGCGGTCTTGGCATCGCGCTGTGGGATTAAAAGCAAGAGGCTCGGGCATATTTGTAAGCCTCTCACGTGGTCATGTGGTGACATCTTCCTCATGTGTCTCTCCTCTTCGCAGATCTT GTCTGCTTATGTGTTAAAGCAAGATAGCTTACCACCATCGTTTAGGTCCTTTCTCAATACACATGGTGGAAAGGATACTGTAATCTTGGAAGGCTTAAAGAGTTTCGTATCAGGCATGCCTTCCTCCAATAAATTTAAAGCAGTAGAGAAGTACTACAGTGCCATGGGTTCAACTGTCAAATTAGATCCGCAAATGAAGACTCCATGCACg ATCATACATGGAAATCAATCATGTGGTGgccattttctttcctttctcattCAAGGATATAAAAGAGCGTTGCCAGTATACCTCCCTGTTTATCTTATCCCAGCTCTAATAGTTCATCGTGAAGGTCTCATGAATAG GCCATACGAAATTTTAGCTAGGGGGCTTCTTGGAACTGCTAGATCAAGTCTGTTCCTATCTGCATATTGTGCATCTGCTTG GATGTGGACATGCCTGACCTCAAGgactttcaaaaaaataaatattccaTTGGTTGCTCTAGCAACG TTCTTAACAGGTTTAGCACTGGCCATTGAGAAGAAAAGCAGGAGGATAGAAATCTCACTCTATTGCCTCTCTAGAGGTATCGAGAGCTTCTTCAGCTGCATGACAGATTTGGGATACTTGCCACCATCATTGAATTTCAAACGAGCAGATGTAATAGTTTTCAGCATATCAACTTCCATTATCATGCATTGCTATGCTCAGGAAAGGGAGGTATTTCGATCCAAGTATCTTAACGTTCTCGATTGGGTTTTTGGTGTGCCTCCTCCCCCTTGTGAAACACCACGCTGCAAGAATGGCAACAAGTGTTGA
- the LOC101202879 gene encoding uncharacterized protein LOC101202879 isoform X1, producing MSPSAGGCFDADGGCACLAQQNGDAETAANCKSGDSYCEHCSYGSADSSSFPSFSCSSSSLWLDSTRLREYGKLSRILVASAKGFTIGAGLKGGLSLFSVLAGLKRRKALASLGKKGVITNRDAISMALKETLRYGLFLGTFAGTFVSIDEIIGNMAGHRRTARWRALLAGALAGPSMLLTGLNTQHKTLAIYIFMRAAVLASRCGIKSKRLGHICKPLTWSCGDIFLMCLSSSQILSAYVLKQDSLPPSFRSFLNTHGGKDTVILEGLKSFVSGMPSSNKFKAVEKYYSAMGSTVKLDPQMKTPCTIIHGNQSCGGHFLSFLIQGYKRALPVYLPVYLIPALIVHREGLMNRPYEILARGLLGTARSSLFLSAYCASAWMWTCLTSRTFKKINIPLVALATFLTGLALAIEKKSRRIEISLYCLSRGIESFFSCMTDLGYLPPSLNFKRADVIVFSISTSIIMHCYAQEREVFRSKYLNVLDWVFGVPPPPCETPRCKNGNKC from the exons ATGTCGCCGTCTGCTGGCGGATGCTTCGACGCTGACGGCGGATGTGCATGCCTTGCTCAACAGAACGGGGATGCCGAAACAGCTGCCAACTGTAAATCCGGTGATTCCTATTGCGAGCATTGTAGCTATGGTTCAGCTGATTCATCATCTTTTCCCTCGTTTTCCTGCTCTTCCTCATCTCTGTGGCTTGATTCGACGCGGTTAAGAGAGTACGGGAAGCTATCGCGGATCCTTGTTGCTTCTGCTAAAGGCTTCACAATTGGAGCTGGTCTCAAAGGTggtctctctctcttttctgtCCTCGCTGGATTGAAGCGGAGAAAGGCTTTGGCCTCCCTCGG GAAGAAAGGAGTGATTACGAATCGAGATGCGATTTCCATGGCTTTGAAGGAGACTTTGAGATACGGCCTTTTTCTTGGAACCTTTGCCGGTACGTTCGTTTCCATTGATGAGATAATTGGCAATATGGCAGGTCACCGTAG GACTGCAAGATGGCGGGCTCTATTGGCGGGAGCATTAGCTGGGCCGTCGATGCTTCTGACTGGGTTAAATACGCAACATAAGACCTTGGCTATCTACATTTTCATGCGTGCTGCGGTCTTGGCATCGCGCTGTGGGATTAAAAGCAAGAGGCTCGGGCATATTTGTAAGCCTCTCACGTGGTCATGTGGTGACATCTTCCTCATGTGTCTCTCCTCTTCGCAGATCTT GTCTGCTTATGTGTTAAAGCAAGATAGCTTACCACCATCGTTTAGGTCCTTTCTCAATACACATGGTGGAAAGGATACTGTAATCTTGGAAGGCTTAAAGAGTTTCGTATCAGGCATGCCTTCCTCCAATAAATTTAAAGCAGTAGAGAAGTACTACAGTGCCATGGGTTCAACTGTCAAATTAGATCCGCAAATGAAGACTCCATGCACg ATCATACATGGAAATCAATCATGTGGTGgccattttctttcctttctcattCAAGGATATAAAAGAGCGTTGCCAGTATACCTCCCTGTTTATCTTATCCCAGCTCTAATAGTTCATCGTGAAGGTCTCATGAATAG GCCATACGAAATTTTAGCTAGGGGGCTTCTTGGAACTGCTAGATCAAGTCTGTTCCTATCTGCATATTGTGCATCTGCTTG GATGTGGACATGCCTGACCTCAAGgactttcaaaaaaataaatattccaTTGGTTGCTCTAGCAACG TTCTTAACAGGTTTAGCACTGGCCATTGAGAAGAAAAGCAGGAGGATAGAAATCTCACTCTATTGCCTCTCTAGAGGTATCGAGAGCTTCTTCAGCTGCATGACAGATTTGGGATACTTGCCACCATCATTGAATTTCAAACGAGCAGATGTAATAGTTTTCAGCATATCAACTTCCATTATCATGCATTGCTATGCTCAGGAAAGGGAGGTATTTCGATCCAAGTATCTTAACGTTCTCGATTGGGTTTTTGGTGTGCCTCCTCCCCCTTGTGAAACACCACGCTGCAAGAATGGCAACAAGTGTTGA
- the LOC101223150 gene encoding multifunctional methyltransferase subunit TRM112 homolog A, with the protein MRLLTHNMLSSNIKGVINGFPLRIEVEKVVEKPVDFNPDFLKNMFSKIEWKPLVDASRTMGYAELPEEADASMLDSHDFLQRFHHALLELHLEEGALFCPETNRRFPVNKGIPNMLLHEDEV; encoded by the coding sequence ATGAGGCTACTGACTCATAACATGCTCTCATCTAACATCAAGGGTGTCATCAATGGCTTCCCTCTTCGAATTGAGGTCGAGAAAGTTGTTGAGAAGCCAGTTGACTTCAATCCAGACTTCCTCAAGAACATGTTCTCCAAGATTGAATGGAAACCCCTTGTCGATGCCTCTCGGACTATGGGCTATGCCGAGCTTCCCGAGGAGGCCGATGCATCAATGCTAGACTCCCATGACTTTCTCCAACGGTTTCACCATGCACTTCTGGAGTTGCATCTTGAGGAAGGCGCTCTTTTTTGCCCAGAGACCAACAGAAGATTCCCCGTCAATAAAGGCATTCCCAATATGCTTCTTCACGAAGACGAGGTCTGA